The following coding sequences lie in one Alicyclobacillus curvatus genomic window:
- the lysS gene encoding lysine--tRNA ligase has product MDEQELFETRLRKMDELRDKGVDPFGHRYEVTHHATDIHAYGEDKSKEDLEAEAFKVRIAGRLMIKRGHGKASFGVLQDRTGTIQVYAKVDVLGQDVYDVFQILDMGDFIGVEGSVFRTNRGELTVLIEQLDVLSKSLRPLPEKWHGLKDVEVRYRQRYLDLIVNPDIRRTFVQRSQIIQSIRRFLDERGYLEVETPTLHSIASGASARPFMTHHNALDMDLHLRIALELHLKRLIVGGLERVYEIGRVYRNEGISTRHNPEFTMLELYEAYSDLYGIMDLTEEMIRHTASQVCGQLHIPYGDYEIDLESPFARKHMLHLVEEVVGIDLRQVHSLEEAKALAKEHGVQIQPHMEYGHIVNEFFEQKVEHTLIQPTFVYGHPVEISPLAKKSPDDPRFTERFELFIVAREHGNAFSELNDPLDQRQRFEQQAAEREAGNDEAQPIDEDFLEAMEYGMPPTGGLGIGIDRLVMLLTNQPSIRDVLLFPLLRERERD; this is encoded by the coding sequence ATGGACGAACAAGAATTGTTTGAAACACGCCTTCGTAAGATGGACGAGCTGAGAGACAAAGGTGTCGATCCGTTTGGGCACCGATATGAAGTCACACACCACGCGACGGACATTCACGCCTATGGTGAGGACAAGTCCAAGGAAGACCTTGAAGCTGAAGCGTTTAAGGTGCGCATTGCTGGGCGTCTGATGATAAAGCGCGGACACGGAAAGGCATCGTTCGGTGTGCTGCAGGACCGAACCGGGACGATTCAGGTGTACGCCAAAGTTGACGTGCTTGGGCAGGATGTGTACGACGTTTTTCAAATCCTCGATATGGGTGACTTCATTGGTGTTGAGGGGTCGGTTTTTCGAACCAACCGTGGTGAGTTGACTGTCTTGATTGAACAACTCGACGTTCTGTCGAAGTCCCTTCGTCCCCTGCCGGAAAAATGGCACGGCTTGAAGGATGTTGAAGTTCGTTATCGGCAGCGGTATTTGGATTTGATTGTGAACCCGGATATTCGTCGGACTTTTGTGCAACGATCCCAGATTATCCAAAGCATTAGACGCTTCCTCGACGAAAGAGGCTATCTAGAAGTCGAAACCCCGACCCTGCATTCCATCGCAAGTGGTGCGAGCGCACGGCCATTTATGACCCATCACAACGCCCTCGATATGGACTTGCACCTGCGCATCGCTCTCGAATTGCATCTCAAGCGGCTGATTGTGGGTGGACTGGAACGCGTGTACGAGATTGGTCGAGTGTATCGTAATGAAGGCATCTCGACGCGCCACAACCCAGAGTTCACCATGCTGGAACTGTACGAGGCCTATTCCGACCTGTACGGCATCATGGATTTGACGGAGGAGATGATCCGTCACACCGCCAGCCAGGTTTGCGGTCAATTGCATATTCCATACGGCGACTATGAGATCGACCTTGAGAGCCCATTTGCGCGGAAGCACATGCTTCATCTCGTTGAGGAAGTTGTCGGTATCGACCTGCGGCAAGTACATTCTCTCGAAGAGGCGAAAGCCTTAGCGAAGGAACACGGGGTTCAGATACAACCGCACATGGAATACGGACATATTGTGAATGAGTTTTTCGAGCAAAAAGTAGAGCATACGCTTATTCAACCAACCTTTGTCTACGGGCATCCGGTTGAGATTTCTCCGCTTGCCAAGAAGAGCCCTGACGATCCGCGTTTCACAGAGCGCTTCGAACTGTTCATCGTCGCGCGGGAACATGGAAATGCATTCAGTGAGTTGAATGATCCGCTTGACCAACGTCAACGCTTTGAGCAGCAAGCCGCCGAACGAGAGGCCGGCAACGACGAAGCGCAGCCCATCGACGAGGACTTCCTTGAGGCCATGGAATACGGCATGCCGCCGACCGGTGGACTGGGTATTGGCATCGATAGGCTCGTCATGTTGCTGACCAATCAACCATCCATACGTGATGTGTTGCTGTTCCCGTTGCTGCGCGAACGCGAACGCGACTAG
- the greA gene encoding transcription elongation factor GreA, giving the protein MAEKEVILTPEGLQKLEDELEHLKSVKRREVAERIKLAISYGDISENSEYEDAKNEQAFIEGRIMTLEKMLRNARVIHDDDVDTDVVSIGSTVLLKDIEFDEEVEYTIVGSAEADPGSNRISNESPVGNSLIGKTKGAMVEVTVPAGTIQFQVLSIKR; this is encoded by the coding sequence ATGGCTGAAAAGGAAGTTATTTTGACGCCAGAGGGACTACAAAAATTAGAGGATGAGCTGGAGCACCTGAAAAGTGTGAAGCGTCGCGAAGTTGCGGAACGCATCAAACTTGCCATTAGTTACGGGGATATCAGCGAAAACTCAGAATACGAAGATGCTAAAAATGAGCAGGCATTTATTGAAGGTCGAATTATGACACTCGAGAAGATGCTTCGTAATGCCAGGGTCATTCATGACGACGATGTGGATACGGATGTGGTCAGCATCGGATCGACGGTGCTGTTGAAAGACATAGAATTTGACGAAGAAGTTGAGTACACAATTGTTGGTTCAGCTGAAGCCGACCCAGGAAGTAACCGCATATCGAATGAATCACCAGTCGGGAATTCCCTCATTGGCAAGACCAAAGGGGCCATGGTTGAAGTCACAGTACCTGCTGGTACGATTCAATTTCAGGTTCTAAGCATCAAGCGCTGA
- a CDS encoding helix-turn-helix transcriptional regulator has translation MMSDVFGRRLRAYRKLKNWTQVELAEELGVSVAIVGGLERGTRNATSNMLTQLEELLHVSRDELLGEDAAGYLAGGDGNSD, from the coding sequence ATTATGTCGGACGTTTTTGGTAGACGACTGCGGGCGTACCGCAAACTGAAGAATTGGACACAAGTGGAGTTAGCAGAGGAACTCGGTGTGAGTGTGGCCATTGTCGGAGGTCTGGAGAGAGGTACCCGGAATGCGACGTCGAACATGCTCACGCAACTTGAGGAGCTCTTGCACGTCAGTCGTGATGAATTACTCGGTGAAGATGCGGCGGGATATCTGGCTGGTGGAGATGGGAACTCAGACTGA
- the folK gene encoding 2-amino-4-hydroxy-6-hydroxymethyldihydropteridine diphosphokinase, translated as MIDEQRPTDENDGFTTTAHAENQFSTNENYPQVYVALGSNVGRRLHHLARGVDALSQLAVDGLVRCSAVYETSPVGYLNQGPFLNMVASLSVTLSAHELLFKLLDIETSAGRVRTVQNGPRTLDLDILLFGSQTIQDANLQVPHPRMLTRAFVLCPLADLEPQLMLPGGRSVQSVADELSAEGGIHYVGRFW; from the coding sequence ATGATTGACGAGCAACGTCCGACGGATGAAAACGATGGTTTCACGACAACGGCTCATGCAGAGAACCAGTTTTCTACAAATGAAAATTACCCACAAGTGTATGTTGCTCTTGGTAGCAATGTCGGTCGCCGTCTTCACCACCTTGCGCGCGGTGTTGATGCACTCTCTCAGCTTGCTGTCGACGGTCTTGTTCGCTGCTCTGCTGTCTATGAAACAAGTCCCGTAGGCTATCTTAACCAGGGACCATTTTTGAATATGGTTGCCTCACTTTCAGTGACTCTATCAGCGCACGAGCTTCTATTCAAATTACTTGACATTGAGACCTCTGCAGGCAGGGTTCGGACCGTTCAAAACGGCCCGAGAACGCTTGATTTAGACATATTGTTGTTCGGCAGCCAAACCATTCAGGATGCAAATCTACAAGTACCACACCCACGAATGCTAACACGAGCGTTTGTTCTTTGTCCGCTGGCTGATTTAGAGCCACAACTGATGCTGCCAGGTGGACGAAGTGTGCAGTCAGTGGCAGACGAGCTCTCTGCTGAAGGGGGAATTCATTATGTCGGACGTTTTTGGTAG
- the folP gene encoding dihydropteroate synthase, translating to MSQLKLDEHLVNRTKVMGIVNVTPDSFSDGGNYLEAKSAIVHAYKLIEEGADILDVGGESTRPGHQAVPWDEEWRRLQPVLEELTRHTAVPVSVDTTKARVAHKALNLGVSIINDIWGGLVDSDMLPLVADAGCTYVWMHNRHEPAHAHGFDVLLEETKAGIEACLAAGIKSHHIWIDPGVGFGKTHQQNLMVLRRLPEYCAFPYPVLLGTSRKRVIGQTLDLPIDERLEGSLATVSQGVASGVHAVRVHDVKESARTCRMMEAILGACDD from the coding sequence ATGAGTCAGCTCAAATTGGATGAACACCTCGTCAATCGGACCAAAGTCATGGGTATCGTGAATGTGACGCCTGACTCCTTTTCGGACGGTGGAAACTATCTTGAGGCGAAATCCGCGATTGTACATGCCTACAAGCTGATTGAGGAAGGCGCAGACATCCTCGATGTTGGGGGCGAGAGTACCCGCCCCGGTCATCAAGCGGTGCCGTGGGACGAGGAGTGGCGACGCTTACAGCCTGTTCTGGAAGAGCTCACCAGACACACGGCAGTGCCAGTGTCCGTCGATACGACTAAGGCTCGCGTGGCGCATAAAGCTCTCAACTTAGGCGTATCCATCATCAACGACATTTGGGGAGGGTTGGTTGACTCCGACATGCTCCCACTCGTTGCTGACGCGGGCTGTACATATGTGTGGATGCACAACCGACACGAGCCGGCACACGCGCATGGGTTCGATGTACTGCTGGAGGAGACAAAGGCCGGCATCGAGGCATGCCTGGCGGCAGGCATCAAGTCCCACCACATCTGGATTGACCCAGGTGTAGGTTTTGGCAAGACACATCAGCAAAATCTAATGGTCCTGCGGCGCCTACCCGAATACTGTGCATTTCCTTATCCTGTCTTGTTGGGTACGAGTCGAAAGCGGGTCATCGGACAGACGCTTGACTTGCCTATAGATGAACGCCTTGAGGGGTCCCTTGCGACTGTCAGTCAGGGTGTTGCATCAGGTGTCCATGCGGTCCGCGTTCACGATGTAAAGGAATCCGCCCGTACATGTCGAATGATGGAAGCAATTCTCGGAGCCTGCGATGATTGA
- the hslO gene encoding Hsp33 family molecular chaperone HslO, whose product MEVVRLSAPDVAIRSISESGNVRALVCVTTQVTGELQRRHESWPVATAALGRTASIALMMGLLLKGPERLTVQVKGDGPLGSIFVDADAAGHVRGYVDNPHIHLPSNSLGKLDVGRAVGQGMLYVMRDMGLRDVYRGSVELQSGEIADDFTYYFAVSEQTPSAVGAGVLVDTDNHVIVSGGFIVQLLPGHTEQDIAELERNVNQMQSVTDFLRDGATAKDLLNVILPGARVLDRQPVAFECTCSRERFKASLKGLGEVEIQHLIEEHGDAEVVCHFCGEKYEFTVDELKQLLI is encoded by the coding sequence ATGGAGGTGGTTCGTTTGTCAGCACCGGATGTCGCGATTCGGTCCATTTCTGAGAGCGGTAATGTCCGCGCGTTAGTTTGTGTGACTACGCAAGTGACGGGTGAACTGCAACGTCGGCATGAGTCGTGGCCGGTAGCCACCGCAGCCTTGGGGAGAACAGCGTCGATTGCACTGATGATGGGTCTTTTGCTGAAGGGGCCGGAGCGGCTGACGGTTCAAGTGAAGGGGGATGGTCCCCTGGGATCCATTTTTGTCGATGCTGATGCTGCCGGTCATGTGCGTGGATATGTTGATAATCCGCACATTCACTTGCCTTCAAATTCTCTTGGTAAACTGGATGTTGGGCGTGCTGTTGGCCAAGGCATGCTGTATGTCATGCGTGATATGGGATTGCGAGATGTCTACCGCGGTTCAGTCGAACTGCAGTCGGGTGAAATTGCAGATGACTTTACGTATTATTTCGCTGTCTCAGAGCAGACACCGTCGGCTGTCGGGGCAGGAGTGCTTGTGGATACGGACAACCACGTAATTGTCTCTGGTGGCTTTATCGTGCAGTTGCTGCCAGGGCACACAGAGCAGGACATTGCTGAATTGGAGAGAAACGTGAACCAAATGCAGAGTGTCACTGATTTTTTGCGCGATGGCGCAACGGCAAAAGACTTGTTAAATGTGATTCTTCCCGGCGCACGTGTTCTTGACCGCCAACCGGTTGCGTTTGAGTGCACTTGTTCACGAGAGCGGTTCAAAGCCAGCTTAAAGGGCCTTGGTGAAGTCGAGATTCAGCATCTCATCGAAGAGCACGGCGATGCCGAGGTCGTCTGTCATTTCTGCGGTGAAAAGTACGAGTTCACCGTCGACGAGCTCAAACAGTTGCTGATTTGA
- a CDS encoding type III pantothenate kinase, with protein sequence MDIGNSNTTMALFGDRNLLGHWRVSTLLERTADELGFLVTGLIANAKMDNVRVDGVCISSVVPSVMYAVEEMAQTYLNQVPLVVGPGVRTGLVIKYDNPKEAGSDRIANAVAAIETYGAPVIIVDFGTATTFTVVDEHSQYLGGVIAPGVKISAEALFRRASKLPHIDLVRPTSVIGRNTVSSMQSGLVYGFAGQVDGIVRRIIAEVGSRYRVVATGGLASVVSPHSETILEVDPFLTLKGLQLIWERNRGRHEYNKM encoded by the coding sequence ATGGACATTGGTAACAGCAACACCACCATGGCGTTGTTTGGCGACCGAAATCTGCTTGGTCACTGGCGCGTCTCGACCCTTCTTGAGCGAACAGCTGATGAGCTTGGTTTTCTCGTTACCGGACTGATTGCAAATGCCAAGATGGACAATGTACGGGTGGATGGTGTTTGCATCAGTTCGGTCGTTCCATCTGTCATGTATGCGGTCGAGGAAATGGCACAGACGTATCTGAACCAGGTGCCACTGGTTGTGGGACCAGGGGTACGCACAGGGCTTGTGATCAAGTACGACAACCCCAAGGAGGCCGGTTCCGACCGGATCGCCAATGCGGTCGCGGCCATCGAGACTTATGGGGCACCAGTTATTATTGTCGATTTCGGCACTGCTACGACGTTTACGGTTGTGGATGAACACAGCCAGTATTTGGGCGGGGTCATTGCGCCCGGGGTTAAGATTTCTGCGGAGGCACTGTTTCGCAGAGCATCGAAGTTGCCTCACATCGACCTTGTGCGACCGACGTCAGTCATCGGCCGCAATACTGTGAGCAGTATGCAGTCGGGACTTGTCTACGGGTTTGCGGGTCAGGTAGACGGAATTGTGCGCCGCATCATCGCGGAGGTGGGTAGTCGGTACCGAGTCGTCGCCACTGGGGGACTCGCCAGTGTGGTCAGCCCTCATTCAGAGACGATTCTGGAGGTGGATCCGTTTTTGACGCTCAAAGGGCTCCAACTCATTTGGGAGCGGAACCGGGGCCGGCATGAATACAACAAGATGTGA
- a CDS encoding HD-GYP domain-containing protein: protein MGSGAFYHKEQLGESALRWVSLRTIAPERVLAQNILDERGRVLLARGMKLSMAMIERLRKLGVGSVCIEDEMTDDLEGREFIHPHTRQALLEATYQTLNEMISGTYSRVVRPPRLRQRLQPLILEVIDQLRKLGGAGEHFGTVYLSDGELYHHSVNVALFALGVAVGLGMSESQMIDLGIGALLHDIGKLRIPESILKKPGRLTDEEFEHMKLHTNYGYQVLRETGDINAAAALVALEHHERVDGTGYPRGLVGNEIHLFGRVTGLVDVYEALTANRVYRPANLPHHALELLLGGGGTQFDPTVVHAFVKTISVYPVGMTLILSTGHKAVVINSPHFQTQRPVVRIIEDLAGNAVEDSWEIDLAKDLTTQIVGCES from the coding sequence ATGGGCTCAGGGGCTTTTTACCACAAAGAACAACTGGGGGAGTCGGCTTTGCGTTGGGTTTCGCTCCGAACAATCGCACCGGAACGAGTGTTAGCTCAGAATATTCTCGATGAGCGAGGACGGGTTCTGCTTGCTCGAGGCATGAAATTGTCGATGGCGATGATTGAGCGATTGCGGAAGTTGGGAGTGGGCTCTGTCTGCATTGAGGACGAAATGACGGATGACTTGGAGGGACGGGAGTTTATTCACCCGCATACCCGACAAGCATTGCTCGAAGCTACATATCAGACGCTCAATGAAATGATTTCTGGTACGTATTCTCGCGTCGTGCGCCCACCCCGTTTGCGCCAAAGGCTCCAACCGTTGATTCTTGAAGTGATAGATCAGCTTCGGAAACTTGGAGGCGCCGGCGAACATTTTGGAACTGTGTATCTCTCTGACGGCGAATTATACCATCACTCTGTAAATGTCGCCTTGTTTGCACTTGGAGTTGCTGTTGGGCTCGGCATGTCGGAGTCGCAAATGATTGACCTTGGCATTGGAGCGCTGCTGCATGACATTGGAAAGCTCCGGATACCGGAATCTATTCTGAAAAAGCCAGGACGCTTGACGGACGAAGAGTTTGAACACATGAAACTCCACACAAACTACGGTTACCAGGTTCTTCGTGAAACCGGCGACATCAATGCTGCTGCGGCACTGGTCGCTCTCGAGCATCACGAACGCGTTGATGGGACAGGCTATCCTCGCGGCTTGGTTGGCAACGAAATTCACCTGTTTGGACGAGTGACGGGGTTGGTTGACGTTTATGAGGCCCTGACGGCCAACCGTGTCTACCGTCCAGCGAATTTGCCACACCACGCCCTTGAATTACTCCTCGGGGGCGGGGGGACACAGTTTGACCCAACCGTGGTTCACGCCTTTGTAAAGACCATTTCAGTTTATCCGGTTGGTATGACATTGATTTTGTCAACGGGGCATAAGGCAGTGGTCATTAACTCACCGCATTTTCAGACGCAGAGACCTGTCGTTCGCATCATCGAAGACCTTGCTGGAAATGCCGTGGAGGATTCTTGGGAGATTGACCTGGCCAAGGATTTGACGACTCAAATTGTTGGTTGTGAGTCCTAG
- the ftsH gene encoding ATP-dependent zinc metalloprotease FtsH, which yields MNRFYRSILFYVLILLAIVGVVNYITSQDHPQAQISYTAFVNKVKAHDVQSATITPEGLTATIDGRMTDNTQFTTRVLLDHDVSDFLTNNNVTVTTNPQPKASIWIQFLESVIPFIFIFILMFFLFNQAQGGGSRVMNFGKSRARLYSEEKRKVTFRDVAGADEEKTELEEIVDFLKDPKRFSSLGARIPKGVLLVGPPGTGKTLLARAVAGEAGVPFFSISGSDFVEMFVGVGASRVRDLFENAKKNAPCIIFIDEIDAVGRHRGAGLGGGHDEREQTLNQLLVEMDGFSANEGIIIIAATNRPDILDPALLRPGRIDRQIIVNRPDVKGREEILKVHARNKPLGDNVKLDTIAKRTPGFTGADLENVLNEAALLAARKGESRIEQKDVDEAIDRVMAGPEKRSRVMSDHERKLVAYHESGHAVVGYFLQNADTVHKVTIIPRGMAGGYTITLPKEDRYFMTRQEMLDRICGLLGGRVAEEIVLGEISTGASNDLERVTGIARQMVTEYGMSSKLGPMQFGNRSGGGQVFLGRDLSMEPNYSDTVAYEIDQEMKDIVETCHKRTRDILTERRDRLESLAQLLLDKETVDEEEIRNVMED from the coding sequence ATGAACAGGTTCTACCGAAGCATTCTGTTTTACGTCTTAATCCTGCTGGCTATTGTAGGGGTCGTAAATTATATTACGAGCCAGGACCATCCGCAGGCCCAGATTTCATATACAGCATTTGTCAACAAGGTTAAGGCGCATGATGTGCAGAGTGCAACCATCACACCTGAAGGTCTGACTGCCACAATCGATGGAAGGATGACCGACAATACTCAGTTTACGACCCGTGTGTTGCTAGATCACGATGTCAGTGATTTTCTCACCAACAACAATGTCACGGTTACAACCAATCCGCAGCCCAAGGCTTCGATTTGGATTCAGTTCCTTGAATCCGTTATCCCGTTTATCTTTATCTTTATTTTGATGTTTTTCCTCTTTAATCAGGCTCAAGGCGGCGGAAGCCGTGTCATGAACTTTGGCAAGAGTCGCGCTCGGCTCTATTCCGAAGAGAAGCGCAAGGTCACATTCCGGGATGTCGCCGGAGCTGATGAAGAGAAAACCGAACTCGAGGAAATTGTTGACTTTCTCAAAGACCCGAAACGATTCTCCTCGCTCGGGGCTCGCATTCCAAAGGGTGTCCTGCTCGTAGGTCCTCCTGGAACAGGTAAAACGCTGTTGGCGCGCGCAGTTGCCGGTGAGGCAGGCGTTCCCTTTTTCTCAATCAGTGGTTCAGACTTCGTGGAAATGTTTGTTGGTGTCGGTGCTTCGCGTGTTCGTGATTTGTTTGAGAACGCGAAGAAGAACGCGCCGTGCATCATCTTCATCGACGAAATTGACGCAGTCGGTCGTCACCGCGGTGCCGGTCTTGGTGGCGGTCACGATGAACGGGAGCAGACGTTAAACCAATTGCTGGTTGAAATGGACGGATTCTCTGCGAACGAGGGAATCATCATTATTGCAGCCACCAACCGCCCGGACATCCTTGACCCTGCACTGCTCAGACCAGGGCGTATTGATCGCCAGATTATTGTCAACCGTCCGGACGTCAAAGGCCGTGAGGAAATCCTCAAGGTTCACGCCAGAAACAAACCGCTTGGCGACAACGTAAAACTCGACACGATTGCGAAACGCACACCTGGTTTTACGGGTGCAGACCTGGAGAACGTCCTGAACGAAGCGGCTTTGCTTGCAGCTCGTAAAGGCGAATCCCGAATAGAACAAAAGGATGTCGACGAAGCGATTGACCGTGTCATGGCTGGGCCAGAAAAGCGAAGCCGTGTCATGTCGGACCACGAACGCAAGCTCGTCGCTTACCATGAGTCGGGGCATGCCGTTGTAGGATATTTCCTGCAAAATGCAGACACCGTTCATAAAGTCACCATCATCCCTCGCGGCATGGCTGGTGGATATACCATTACCTTGCCGAAAGAGGACCGATACTTCATGACGCGGCAGGAGATGCTTGACCGCATTTGTGGACTTCTTGGTGGTCGTGTCGCTGAGGAAATTGTGCTTGGAGAAATCAGTACGGGTGCCTCCAATGACCTTGAACGTGTAACGGGTATCGCAAGACAAATGGTGACGGAATACGGAATGAGCAGCAAACTTGGCCCGATGCAGTTTGGTAACCGGTCGGGCGGCGGTCAGGTCTTCCTGGGTCGTGACTTGTCAATGGAACCCAACTACAGTGACACGGTCGCATACGAGATTGACCAAGAGATGAAGGACATTGTAGAGACCTGTCACAAGCGGACCCGTGATATTCTCACTGAGCGCCGAGATAGACTTGAGAGCTTGGCGCAGTTGCTCCTTGACAAGGAGACGGTCGATGAAGAGGAAATTCGCAATGTAATGGAAGATTAG
- the hpt gene encoding hypoxanthine phosphoribosyltransferase produces the protein MHPDLEEILFTEEQLMKAIGELGAQLSQDYAGKNPLFICVLKGAVMFMADLVKRVDIPMEMDFMAISSYGASSKSSGVVRILKDLDGSVEGRDLVIVEDIVDTGLTLAYLKEILLHRRAQSVKVAALFDKPEGRQVDIVPDYKCFDVPNAFIVGYGLDYAEHYRNLPFVGVLKRDVYVG, from the coding sequence ATGCATCCAGACTTAGAAGAGATTTTGTTTACAGAGGAACAGTTGATGAAAGCCATCGGCGAGCTTGGAGCGCAACTGTCCCAAGATTACGCCGGAAAAAATCCTCTGTTCATTTGTGTGCTCAAGGGTGCTGTCATGTTTATGGCTGACTTGGTGAAGCGCGTCGACATCCCGATGGAAATGGATTTTATGGCTATCTCCAGCTACGGGGCATCCTCGAAATCATCCGGGGTGGTTCGAATCTTGAAAGACCTCGATGGGTCTGTTGAAGGGCGCGACTTGGTCATTGTCGAGGATATCGTCGACACCGGACTGACGCTCGCGTATTTAAAGGAAATCCTGTTACACAGGCGAGCGCAATCGGTAAAAGTGGCAGCGTTGTTTGATAAGCCGGAAGGCCGCCAAGTGGATATCGTTCCTGACTACAAGTGTTTTGACGTTCCAAATGCGTTTATTGTTGGGTATGGACTGGATTACGCCGAGCATTACAGAAACCTACCGTTTGTCGGTGTCTTGAAGCGAGATGTTTATGTTGGCTAA
- the tilS gene encoding tRNA lysidine(34) synthetase TilS, which yields MSREHGLVDRVCTFIRLHSEQHPSNDWTVALSGGVDSMVLLHLLKEAAFEMDARLRAVHINHGLRSESKRDETFVQDVCRELGVPLDVRVIDIQSIPVHEQNGTEADGRMLRYQAISESVLEWASTAGAGFEDDSTHPNVFLAHHADDQVETVLMRLVRGTSMTGLAGIRPVREWQGIRWLRPLLAVPKGELVSYASEHGIAFVQDESNFDTTYTRNFLRHDIVPKLIQIQPSLTQAVHRLTNVLQAEDDYLESVSREHVRTLVAREQDVLTLDNDGFMTLPLPLQRRVIKIILYCLTPADWTFDHVDSILRLCGQSAPSGALHLPNQTLVRKVYNQVQFLRELVSTDRASDAEGYRIFWGIGNSPVCDVHVADNLGVWTFGRFPYQHGEDIRRLIGASKYAAIFPYLTGFTIRPAPKGERMKVFGLGGSKKVQDLFVDQKIPRHLRGTWPCVYVGDEVVWIPGVARSDSYLLGDRENGWRMVAQPASAVVEAGVQTGCEVEHRLAKRKRIIDDTT from the coding sequence ATGTCAAGAGAACATGGGCTCGTCGACCGGGTTTGTACATTCATTCGATTGCACTCTGAGCAGCATCCGTCAAACGACTGGACAGTTGCACTTTCTGGCGGTGTTGACTCGATGGTGCTGCTTCATTTGTTGAAAGAGGCGGCATTCGAGATGGATGCCCGGTTGCGCGCCGTACATATTAATCACGGTTTGCGGTCAGAGTCAAAGCGCGATGAGACATTTGTACAAGACGTCTGTCGAGAACTGGGAGTTCCTCTTGATGTGCGTGTCATCGACATCCAGAGCATCCCGGTTCATGAGCAAAACGGTACCGAAGCTGACGGCAGGATGCTCCGGTATCAGGCGATTTCAGAGAGTGTGTTGGAGTGGGCTTCGACTGCTGGTGCAGGCTTCGAAGATGATTCGACACATCCAAATGTGTTTCTTGCGCATCATGCGGACGACCAAGTGGAGACCGTCCTAATGCGGTTGGTGCGAGGAACATCGATGACAGGCCTGGCGGGGATTCGCCCGGTGCGCGAGTGGCAGGGGATTCGTTGGTTGCGCCCGCTTCTCGCCGTTCCGAAGGGTGAACTTGTCTCCTATGCCAGCGAACACGGCATCGCATTCGTTCAGGACGAATCAAACTTCGACACAACCTACACAAGAAACTTTCTCCGCCATGATATTGTGCCGAAACTCATTCAGATACAGCCCAGTTTGACGCAGGCGGTACATCGCTTGACGAATGTCCTGCAAGCCGAAGACGACTACCTGGAGTCCGTTAGTCGTGAACATGTTCGAACGCTGGTCGCCCGTGAACAAGATGTCCTGACTCTCGATAACGACGGGTTTATGACCCTCCCGCTTCCTTTACAGCGACGAGTCATTAAAATAATATTGTATTGTTTAACCCCTGCGGATTGGACATTTGACCACGTGGACAGTATTCTCAGATTATGCGGTCAGTCTGCCCCGTCTGGAGCCCTGCATCTTCCAAACCAAACCTTGGTTCGAAAGGTATATAACCAGGTACAGTTCTTGCGGGAACTCGTATCCACTGATAGGGCATCAGACGCGGAAGGTTACCGGATATTTTGGGGGATTGGCAACAGTCCTGTCTGCGACGTCCATGTGGCGGACAATCTTGGCGTGTGGACCTTTGGGCGGTTTCCCTACCAGCATGGGGAAGACATTCGGCGGCTTATTGGAGCCAGCAAGTACGCGGCAATATTTCCGTATTTGACTGGATTTACAATTCGGCCAGCTCCGAAGGGGGAGCGTATGAAGGTATTCGGTCTTGGCGGGTCGAAGAAGGTTCAGGATTTATTTGTGGACCAAAAAATTCCTCGTCATCTCCGCGGTACGTGGCCATGTGTCTATGTCGGTGATGAAGTGGTCTGGATTCCTGGGGTCGCACGGAGTGATTCGTACTTGCTCGGCGACCGCGAAAACGGGTGGCGTATGGTTGCACAACCGGCATCCGCCGTCGTTGAGGCAGGGGTACAAACTGGTTGCGAAGTCGAGCATCGTCTCGCAAAACGCAAACGAATCATCGACGACACGACGTAG